In the genome of Bacteroidales bacterium, the window ATTCATATTCAACAGTATAAGGATATTTATTTACAACAGGCTCTATATATTTCACCCTGCTATCTTCATATAAAGAATAACCTGATACTGCACTATAATCTTCAATATCTGATTTTTTTACTTTTAATATTAATTCTCCTTTGGCATTATATATATTCGCTTTAATATTGCTAATTAAAATTAACATATCATAATATTCTATGAACCGTGCCCAACAATCACCACCTTCATTAAGTATAGTAACTGCATGTTTTACTTTTAAAGTAGCATTGTTTATTGAATTAATAGTAAAAACAGTTTCATGAATACGAATAACAGCATTAGCGTTTTCAGTTAGCTTGTCAGGAATACTATCTATATTATATTTAATTTCGGCAGGTAAAACATTTTTAAAACATATAAAAACAAAGAATAATAATATATTAATTTTGAACATTTTTTACATTTTTTTAAGAACTATCTGTTCAGCATGTTTTTCTATTATTTTATTATAAAATTCTTTTAAATCCTGATATTCAGTCTGAACAAACATTGTTTTGTTAATATTTATCATACTTATAACCTGTATAAGTTTCCCGACTTTATTAACATTAAAAATAAAACTTCCGGCATTGTCAGGAAGTAATATTTTTAAATCCTGTGGTTTTTCTTCTAACATATAACCATCAGGAATAGTAAGTTTTAAGATATATGTTTTTTCTCTGGGATATGCGTAGTCAACAGGGTATTTTCTTTCTTCCAGTTTAAATGGGTTTTCTAATAATTTTTCATATATCATAGGATTTAAAATTATTAAATCACCTGTTACTTCAATCTTGTCAGATATTACTACATTGTATTCTTCTTTAACAGGAAGATAAATACTATCAACTTGACTAATATTAAAACTATTTATTTCTAATCCCGGATTTTTTTCCATTAATTTCTCAACATATTTGTCAATATTAGTTTCCTTTTTCAAATTATTCCTAAATGCTAATGCAGCATAATCATATTTTACAGTGCTTATTTTTCCCGTTAATTCATGATTATCATCTATTTTAATGTCTGAACTAACTGTATATTTATGAGATTTTCTCGGAGCAAGATCTATCCAATCAGTGAATTTTTCACTAATAATTCTACCTTTTTCGTTTAAGCATCTTTTTGGAATTAAATAATACGGACAATTAGGTTCAGTAGCGTCAAGCAAATATTCATTATCATTTATCTTAACATGTGAAATTACATAATTAAATTTAGAGAGCATAGGATATAAAGGACGAATTATTCCGTTTTTTCTTGTGCTTAATATTACAGGATTAGCTGACAGTCCTACTTCTCTTAACATCATTGTTAAAAATAAATTTATTTCAGAACTACTTCCAACTCCGTCATCATAAGTTTTTTTAAGGTTTTTTTCAGCAAAAATCTCGTAATAATTATTCCATTTTAAATTTGTTTTTACAAATTCATAAACAGCATTCATCTTATCAAATTCGTTATTATAATTTGAATTTATTTTTTCTACCTCATCTTTAATAAAATTTTTTCTATTTAACCTCATTCCAAATTCTTCATGATTTAATAGAGTTTTGTTTATTGATTCCCATGTTTGCGTATAATTTTTTATCGGAGAATCAGGATAATTAATTGTAGCTAACTCAAATTCAATAGCTGTAATATAATTATTAACAGATGTTATATAAGGCTCTTTTTTAAATGCAGGAACATCCTTAGCTACCCATCGAAAAACATAAGAATTTGATTCAAAAGAAGAAGTAGTCTTTGTTGAAGGTTCAGTATCCTTGTGTTCTAATTCTTTAGAAATTGTAAAAGTAAAGTTCTCTGTTTTTCTGCTTTTTTCACTTAATATTAAAGATTCATATCCTTTAAACAATTGTTTATAATAATAATATTCCGGCACCTTGGCACAATATTCACTCCATTTAACAGGAATAGTTCTTTGAAACTCCCATTTTCTAAGATTAAATAAATAATTTGATTTAATTGAATATTGAATTTCAATAATTGCTCCTTCCTTAACATTTGGCATTGTAAATTTTTGTTTATCTTGATATTTGCTCACTTTTTCAGTAAAAACAGCATTTCTCATTAATTTATCTTTAACAATCTTGCTTTTTTCAATATTATAAGTAAAAGCTTTTAAATTTGTTATTCTTTCTTGATTATTGCCGTCATGATATAATGGAATTTCAAAATCAGCATATTTATAACCACCTTTTTTAAATATCTTAATTCTGATTATTCTTTCAAATTTATACTGAAAACCATGGTCTTCAGAATATATAAAATACAAATTGCCATAATCACATAAAACAATGGCTACTTCACTTGTGTCTTTTTCATAAACACTCATTTTAAGGTCTTCGATGTCAATTTTCCCAAATTTTATTGGAGCTTTTTGAGCAGAACTTAATAATGTTGTAAGAACAAATAATAAAACATATAATAAATACGATTTTTTCATTTTTTAATAGTTTTTAAATGAGTTTTAATGATTAAAAATTAATTTTGTTGTTGTTAATTAAATATTGAAAATCTATTAGTAAATAAGGCTTTTTATTCTATCAATTTGTTTTTGTTTATTTACTTCTCTTAAATTATTGGCAGTTTTGGTAAAATACTGATGACCTGAAATAAATTTAACCTGCATTTTATTCCATTCATTTTCATCTGTGATGATATTTTGTTCAGCAAGTTCTTTAAAAAGAGTATTAGAAACCGGAATAAAATCACTTCTTCCGAGATAATCAAGGTCGGAATCACAAATAATATTTTCCAACTTTGTTTTAGGTTCAGGCGGTAGTTTTGTTGCCATAATTATATCACATATAGCATTAATTTGTTCTTCATCATAATCATATTTTGGTAGTATTTCTCTTGCAATTTCACAACTTTTATCTTCGTGGTCTTTTGCGCCGTATATTTGTCCACTATCGTGGAATAATGCAGCGGTTTTTAATAATAACAATTCCTCTTCATTAATTCCTTCGCCTTTTCCTATTATTTCTACTTCAATTACTACATCAATTGTATGTTTTAAGTTGTGGTAAAATAAATATTTCGGAAGTTCTTGTTCTAATCTGTCAAGAACAACTTCATTAAGGTCATCATAACGTATTAACTGAAATTTAGTTCTGAAATTTTTATTAGGTATCAAGCCTTTTTTATCAGTTGACAGTTCGGGTCTGAAACTTTTAACTGTGTACATGTCAATATCGCCCATGTATTTAATAGGCATTTTTCCACGGTACTCACATATAAAATAATCTTTAACAAACTCATAAGTCATTGCAGAAATATTTATTTTACCAACTTCACTTGATGATTCAATTCTGCTGGCAATATTAACTGTATCGCCTTTAATTTCATAAGATATTTTTTTCTTTCCAACAACACCTGCAACTACAGGTCCTGTATGTAGTCCGAAAGTTAAATCCCAGACTTGTATATTATGCTTTGCATGTTCTTTTTGAAGGTCTCTGAGATATTCTCTCATTTCTATAGCTGCAAGAATAACTTCAACAGGATTTGTTCTGTTCTTTTTAGGAATACCACCTGCAGCCATGTATGTATCACCAATGGATTTAATTTTTTCAATATTGAATTTTTTTACAACTTCATCAAATTTAAAAAAGAATTTGTCTAATTCATCAATCAATGCTTCGGCATCCATTTGTCCTGTTAGCTTGGTAAAGCCTTTAACGTCTGAGAATAGGACTGTTACCATTTTGTATCGTAAAGTCTTTGATGCACTGGAAATTCTTGACTCCCTTGCTCCCGTCCCTATTGAAAGGTCTGATAAAACTTTTTCGTTTTTTTCATTTTTCCTTATAAGTTCTTCAACTTGTACTTTTAGATCTTTATTCTTTTTCTCAAGTTGTACAATTCTTTTTTTATATTCCTCAATACTTACAGTCATATTATTAATAATTTATAACAAAAAATATACAAAATATTACTAATTAATTACCAAAATAAGAAATTTTATATTCATTACAATAAAGTGTTAGTAAATTATTTGTTTTTGTGAAAAAGTATTTTAGTTGGATATGATTTATATTGGATAGATTATTTAATATTAAAACAAATTTTAAATTGATAAAATAATTCAATATTCTCAATAGAATTATCTAAAACGAGTAGCTTATACCAGTGAAAACTGCATATGAATAAGGATAATAAGAATTGTTTTTACTTATTGATTTTAAAGCATATCTGAATGTTGGTTCCATACTTACAGATATTTTTTTGCTTAGTACATATACTATACCCATTCCAAGAGTACTGCTATATCCTAAGGGGTTAATATCATTTGTTTCACCAATTTTATATTTTTCGTTATCATATTCAATAAATGCTTTATTACCAACTAAAATGTTAGTGCTTAATCCTCCAAGAATATTGAGCCCGATTTTTCTGTCAATTAATTTATATCTTACTATAAATGGTATTTCAATATATTCGAAATTTTGAATAAAATCAGAATTTACTGACATCTCATTATTTCCTGCTATTCTATAAACATCAGTCTCGTTTTCTTTTTCATCAAGACTATTTAATATCTCAATAGAAGAAAAATCAGTTTCAATATCACCGGCAGATGTTGGAGTAGTATAATCGGCAAGATACATATTATTGTCATTTGTAATATTAACATTCTTTGTTACCTGTCCTATTTCAGAGTAATAAACTCCTGACTGGATGTTTATCCTTTTACTAAGTTGATATTGTAAATTTATACCCCCTGCATAAGAAATTAATGCATTTTCATTTTTATATTGCTCATTATTATTACTACTTAAAGTTTTATAAGCTGTGTTTTCATTTACATCGCTAACATTTCTGAATGCATAAAGCGGAGAAAATTGTCCGGCAATAATAAAGCGATTTTCATTTTTATCTTTTTCTTGTGTTTCGTCCATATAATAAACATAAGGAAATTCTATTTTGTCAGGATATTTAATATCAACTTCATAAGTTTTATTATCGATAAGATATTTTGGGCTAATCGCAATTAATTCACTGTCATCTTGCCTATCGGCAGACAGGTTAATGTTTGTTTCATCTTCATTTATTGCCTCTGCAAATAAATTTTCGTTTGTTCCTGTAATATTTTTTTCAACTTCATCTGAATCAATATTCGTATTTAATATCGGCTTATCAGTATATATTGGTTCATTTGAAATTTTATCATCATTATCTTCAGGTAGAGTAATATCAGTATTATCAAATAAAGTTTCGGGTTCAGTTTTATTTTCAGGGTTTATTAAATTTTTTGATGAATTATTTTTATCGTCAGTATTTATATCTAATTCATTTTCTTTATTAACTATAATTACTTGTTCAGCTAATTGAGTTTTTTTATTATTAAGGTCGGTAAGAAAATATCCCGCACCAAATGCCATTAAGATAGCAACAGAGGCAGCAATTCTTTGAAATAATATTATCCTGCTTCTCTTTTTCTTATATACAAGATTTTCTTTTATATTATCCCAAATATGATTCGGCACTTCAGGTTCATAATCATGTAAGGTATTATTAAATAATTTATCAATATTTTTGTTTTCTTTAATCATTTTAAAAGTTTCATTTTTCCTGAATTTAACATATATAATTTTTTTACTTTTTCTTGTAATATTTGCCTTGCTCTTGACAAATTTGATTTGGATGTTCCTGTTGAAATACCAAGTTTTTTGCTAATTTCATTATGCGAATATCCCTCAATTGCATATAAATTAAAAACAACACGATATTGAGGAGAAAGTTCAGTAATTAGTTTTAACAAATCTCCGGCAGAAATGTCACTTGTTATATCGTCATAACCAATATCTTCGGCATATTCAAATATATCACTTACCGGATATAATACATTTTGTTTCCTGTATTTTTCCAATGCCGTATTTACCATTATCCTTCGTAACCAGCCTTCAAAAGAACCTTTAAATTTAAAACTTGAAATATTTTCAAAAACCTTAATAAAACCTTCCTGTAACGTATCTTCAGCTTCGGTATAATCTTTTGAATAGCGTAAACATATTCCAAACATTTTTTTAAAAAAACGCTGGTATAGTTCTCTTTGGCTATTACTATTCTTAGAAATACACCCTTTTATTATGTCATTTAATTCTTCCAAATCCCTTTAATACTAGTATTAATTTCAACATTAACGAAATTAAACTCAAATGATAGATGATAATATCTATTAATTGGTTGCGTGTAAACTCTAAAATATATAATTAGTGCCTACAAGAAAACTTTGTAATCTGCTTTATTATTGATATTTCAACCTGCCTACCGGTAGGCAAGAATTAAACCTGTTTTAGTTTTTCATCAAACTGTTCAATTGTTTCATTGTTCAATTGTTGAAATATAAGTAATAATGAAAATAACAATAGAACAATTGAGCAATGAAACAATGGAAAAACTTAAAAAAAATATTACATCACTGAAATATCAAGCCATTTAAATTTTTCTTACAAATACTAATTGAATATTTATATTCAAAATTATAAAAGAAAAGTGAGTTCACGCAACCAATCGGATAATTTATTCATCTAAAAGATATAATGTTAAAATTTTTATCCATTAAAAATATAAAAAAATGAAAGATAAATATTCAATTAGTCAGTTAATCAATTACTTATTATTAAGTATCTCTTTAATTGGGATGTTTTTATTTGTTTTTGCTTGTGAAAAAA includes:
- a CDS encoding outer membrane beta-barrel protein — protein: MIKENKNIDKLFNNTLHDYEPEVPNHIWDNIKENLVYKKKRSRIILFQRIAASVAILMAFGAGYFLTDLNNKKTQLAEQVIIVNKENELDINTDDKNNSSKNLINPENKTEPETLFDNTDITLPEDNDDKISNEPIYTDKPILNTNIDSDEVEKNITGTNENLFAEAINEDETNINLSADRQDDSELIAISPKYLIDNKTYEVDIKYPDKIEFPYVYYMDETQEKDKNENRFIIAGQFSPLYAFRNVSDVNENTAYKTLSSNNNEQYKNENALISYAGGINLQYQLSKRINIQSGVYYSEIGQVTKNVNITNDNNMYLADYTTPTSAGDIETDFSSIEILNSLDEKENETDVYRIAGNNEMSVNSDFIQNFEYIEIPFIVRYKLIDRKIGLNILGGLSTNILVGNKAFIEYDNEKYKIGETNDINPLGYSSTLGMGIVYVLSKKISVSMEPTFRYALKSISKNNSYYPYSYAVFTGISYSF
- a CDS encoding sigma-70 family RNA polymerase sigma factor; protein product: MFGICLRYSKDYTEAEDTLQEGFIKVFENISSFKFKGSFEGWLRRIMVNTALEKYRKQNVLYPVSDIFEYAEDIGYDDITSDISAGDLLKLITELSPQYRVVFNLYAIEGYSHNEISKKLGISTGTSKSNLSRARQILQEKVKKLYMLNSGKMKLLK
- a CDS encoding HD domain-containing protein, with protein sequence MTVSIEEYKKRIVQLEKKNKDLKVQVEELIRKNEKNEKVLSDLSIGTGARESRISSASKTLRYKMVTVLFSDVKGFTKLTGQMDAEALIDELDKFFFKFDEVVKKFNIEKIKSIGDTYMAAGGIPKKNRTNPVEVILAAIEMREYLRDLQKEHAKHNIQVWDLTFGLHTGPVVAGVVGKKKISYEIKGDTVNIASRIESSSEVGKINISAMTYEFVKDYFICEYRGKMPIKYMGDIDMYTVKSFRPELSTDKKGLIPNKNFRTKFQLIRYDDLNEVVLDRLEQELPKYLFYHNLKHTIDVVIEVEIIGKGEGINEEELLLLKTAALFHDSGQIYGAKDHEDKSCEIAREILPKYDYDEEQINAICDIIMATKLPPEPKTKLENIICDSDLDYLGRSDFIPVSNTLFKELAEQNIITDENEWNKMQVKFISGHQYFTKTANNLREVNKQKQIDRIKSLIY